The following are encoded in a window of Dysidea avara chromosome 4, odDysAvar1.4, whole genome shotgun sequence genomic DNA:
- the LOC136253383 gene encoding molybdate-anion transporter-like, giving the protein MFVISYISLFVLAALCFVAHRKLKVEEHNTATNPTFLAFQRKYLVIYLIAILGDWLQGPYLYRLYHYRGFVGRQVAIIYLCGLVTSALFAPSKGFLCDRFGRKATALCVCVLYSISCLITLSSNYIVLIVGRILAGISNSILFQALEIWYLHEHLETNDFPKEWVPVTFSLATLGSSLVAILAGVLADVVAQWASFGAQSPFLLAVVFLLTTGCLILLQWPENYGPEKELTVKKLKTSCSEGLKIIGLNADVFLVRVTQSLFESVLFVFVFIWTPTLHPANPPLGIVFACFMVCYVMGNIMFKYLHNVLKLSLGTLLSWTVGISSLVFLFSAYYFANTFPRMNFVSFLIFELCCGIYFPSMKEIRKEVLPEDHRMSIINWFRVPLTIISALILLMFHDTSGGLSEIMLFCGVLMGIALLPSLKFARQFSSSETQEQTT; this is encoded by the coding sequence atgtttgtaatttcatacattTCTCTGTTCGTATTGGCAGCGTTGTGTTTCGTAGCTCACAGGAAATTAAAGGTCGAAGAACACAATACAGCCACTAACCCGACCTTCTTGGCCTTCCAGAGGAAATACCTCGTAATATACCTCATAGCAATACTTGGGGACTGGCTGCAGGGACCCTATCTCTACCGGCTATATCACTATCGTGGATTTGTGGGCCGCCAAGTAGCCATAATATATCTCTGTGGATTGGTAACAAGCGCCCTGTTTGCTCCAAGCAAGGGATTCCTGTGTGACCGGTTTGGAAGGAAGGCAACTGCACTATGTGTGTGCGTCTTATACTCCATATCATGTTTGATAACATTAAGCAGTAACTATATTGTGTTGATAGTGGGACGTATTCTAGCTGGAATATCTAACTCGATACTATTCCAAGCCTTGGAGATCTGGTACCTTCATGAGCACTTGGAGACCAATGACTTCCCTAAGGAGTGGGTCCCCGTGACCTTCTCCCTGGCTACACTGGGGAGTAGTTTAGTGGCCATCTTGGCTGGTGTGTTAGCTGATGTGGTTGCTCAGTGGGCATCATTTGGAGCTCAATCACCATTCCTACTAGCTGTAGTGTTCTTGTTAACTACAGGTTGTTTGATTTTGCTGCAGTGGCCAGAGAATTATGGGCCAGAAAAAGAATTAACAGTTAAAAAGCTGAAGACATCATGTTCTGAAGGACTAAAGATAATTGGTCTAAATGCTGATGTGTTTTTAGTCAGAGTAACCCAATCACTGTTTGAGAGCGTATTATTTGTGTTTGTGTTTATATGGACACCAACCCTTCACCCAGCTAATCCACCACTGGGAATTGTATTTGCCTGTTTCATGGTTTGTTACGTCATGGGAAATATCATGTTCAAATATCTCCATAATGTATTAAAACTGTCACTTGGAACATTGCTCAGTTGGACTGTTGGTATATCATCACTTGTCTTCTTGTTTTCTGCATATTACTTTGCTAACACCTTCCCTCGAATGAACTTTGTGTCTTTTCTAATATTTGAATTATGTTGTGGAATATATTTCCCTTCAATGAAGGAAATACGTAAAGAGGTGTTACCTGAAGATCATCGTATGAGTATTATCAATTGGTTCAGGGTACCACTGACGATTATATCTGCTCTAATCTTATTGATGTTTCATGATACGTCAGGGGGGTTGTCCGAGATCATGTTGTTCTGTGGTGTACTGATGGGCATTGCCCTGTTACCATCACTGAAGTTTGCCAGACAATTCAGCTCATCAGAAACACAAGAACAAACAACCtag
- the LOC136253381 gene encoding uncharacterized protein, translated as MDASELSSLRWLTNMKVPMEGLLIQSPCGSASTTPASTPNGSFSEHDSDYESPYLAVPSRKRKLKFTEKYRKPNCSYSCLIGMAMKASGRKSLPVCAIYKFIENEYPYYKTAPDGWKNSIRHNLSLNRAFRKVEQPEGMKKGCQWGLNPSREAFLESEMSRFLQGDDKSWEELCFKYGTAAGSNSPMYNDVLRSNQDRQQYQARKRASQLSTDSRAKQQQQTPQKRQTPQKQQQTTIITSTDPLISTNDPLLGSSDVTETITALQTVAAEEIVSTSSYSPPTKQPLDLNESPSKFTTCCPVVPQDDNGVAKSLFNLDLSPPKNYWNIYPCYDLYNQEYKTYVCQLDDKQASSDEDEDSTDEDVFSNQHVMKTMKQIPKKSEQLPDLTYFEQLSDQTSSVLQHQDMECVNEMQLDNMVLSISRDFLTSSPHRRLDVSKELKLL; from the exons ATGGATGCTAGCGAGCTGTCCAGTCTACGATGGTTAACGAACATGAAGGTGCCCATGGAAGGGCTGCTAATACAGTCACCCTGTGGATCAGCCAGCACTACCCCTGCTAGTACACCTAATGGATCCTTCTCTGAACACGATAGTGATTACGAGAGCCCCTATCTTGCCGTACCTTCGAGAAAACGAAAGCTCAAGTTCACGGAGAAGTACCGAAAGCCAAACTGTTCCTACTCGTGTTTGATTGGTATGGCCATGAAGGCCAGTGGTAGGAAATCTCTACCAGTTTGTGCCATCTACAAGTTCATTGA AAATGAGTACCCATACTACAAGACTGCTCCAGATGGATGGAAG AACTCAATCAGACACAACTTGTCACTAAACAGAGCCTTCAGGAAGGTGGAACAACCAGAAGGAATGAAGAAAGGCTGCCAATGGGGGCTGAACCCATCACGTGAAGCATTCTTGGAGAGTGAGATGAGCAGATTCTTACAAGGAGATGACAAGTCTTGGGAGGAGCTGTGCTTCAAATATG GGACAGCTGCTGGGAGTAATTCACCAATGTACAATGATGTATTGCGGTCAAATCAAGATCGTCAACAATATCAAGCTAGGAAACGTGCTAGTCAACTGTCAACAGACAGCAGAgcaaaacaacagcaacaaacaCCACAAAAACGGCAAACACCACAAAAACAACAGCAAACAACAATTATTACCAGCACTGATCCCTTAATCTCAACCAATGATCCTTTACTAGGCAGTTCTGATGTGACAGAAACAATCACAGCACTACAAACTGTCGCTGCTGAAGAAATAGTATCAACATCCAGCTATTCTCCACCAACTAAACAGCCACTTGATTTAAACGAGTCACCATCAAAATTCACCACATGTTGTCCAGTGGTCCCCCAAGATGACAATGGAGTTGCTAAGAGTTTGTTTAACCTAGACCTCTCCCCTCCTAAGAACTATTGGAACATCTACCCATGTTATGACCTGTACAACCAGGAGTACAAGACTTATGTATGCCAGTTGGATGATAAACAAGCTAGCAGTGATGAAGATGAAGACAGTACCGATGAAGACGTGTTTAGCAATCAGCACGTCATGAAAACTATGAAACAAATTCCCAAAAAGTCAGAACAGCTACCAGACCTGACCTATTTTGAGCAGTTATCGGATCAAACAAGCAGCGTACTACAGCATCAAGATATGGAGTGTGTTAATGAGATGCAACTAGATAATATGGTGTTGTCAATTAGCAGGGATTTCCTCACTTCATCACCACACAGAAGATTGGATGTGTCGAAAGAACTGAAATTGTTATAA